Within Cucumis melo cultivar AY chromosome 4, USDA_Cmelo_AY_1.0, whole genome shotgun sequence, the genomic segment AATGCAGATATTAGTTATTATTCCACAAAATTccaaaatttgtgaaaaatagATGTTTACAGTTAAAACTTAAAAATGTAATTTAGTTAGCTTTACATCAGGTTATTTTTCTTGTGTATAAGCATTAGCATCTTTTAACCTCTCTGGATTAGTCAGGAAAATTTCATGGAACCATTTTGAAATCCTTCAGCTCCAGGTCATTTTCTGCTGTGCcatttttctcatttttcttttaccCTTTCTTTTTGCAGATCGAGCCAATTCCTAGTGGAAATTTACCTCCTGGTTTTGATGCAAGCACTTGCCGCAGTGTGTGAGTGTTTGGCTATACTATTACCATTCactatttttttcattatacttctcattatattttattgtaattaattttttttttttgcttttagtTTTATTTCTTGCTAAATCTTATAATGCTGTGTAATAGTTTCATTAGTTTTACGTTTGCGATAAAATCCTTTGCTTGCAATTACACGAATCATTTCAAATTTCAGTGATGATTATAAATATAGTTTGTGCACTGTAACTAAATTTTTGAGGTATATTGTTGAATTCTTGGTTATCTTCTCTCGTTGCATCTCTGACCCTACTTTGTCACTTCCTTTTGATTATTGTATAACTGACTGCTTTATAATTCAGATATGTTGGGAACATCCATATACAAGTAACAGAACCACTTCTTCAAGAGGTTTTTGGTAGTATTGGTCCTGTTGAAGGCTGTAAGCTTGTAAGAAAGGAGAAGGTTTGTCTTCTGCACTGCATATTATCCTTCCTTAAACTTGAGTATTGGACTTGTCGGAAATTGCTTGtcatattttatgttttaagaTCATTATCATACTGACCTACGCTTGTGTTATCTCTCCTTTTTGTAGTCATCCTATGGATTTGTCCACTACTTTGATCGCAGATCAGCTGCCCTGGCTATTTTATCACTCAATGGGAGGCATTTGTGAGTAGAactatgtatatatttttattaagtcTTCTTATTTTGTAGTGTTATCTCGAACGTATTATGTATGTTGCAGGTTTGGGCAGCCTATTAAAGTTAACTGGGCATATGCTAGTAGCCAGAGGGAAGACACATCAGGTTGGACTTTAAATGTTATCTTATTTACTGATCTTATGATGGTTTTTTTAATCAAAACAAAACTTCCACAAACATTTAaagatttttcttctttgtgCAGGTCATTTCAACATTTTTGTTGGCGATCTTAGCCCTGAAGTCACTGATGCTATGTTGTTTGCATGCTTTTCTGCTTACTCCAGTTGCTCGTAAGCATAATCTCTTTAAATATTAAACTTTGTTTCTCATCTTCCTTCTTGAACTATTCATTTAATGGCTCCCTAACTATGAAAATTAAGATTAACAGTGTGTGTGTTTTATTATTGAGttattgaaattattaatttatatatatgtgtatatatggAAACTGAAATTTTCATGGGCACTACTATGAAAACTGGAAAGATTAGTAAGCTTCCTCTTGGAGTATGTAGAAAAACAGTTTCCCCAATAAAACCCAGTCACAGAACACATAAACTCAAGAAATTGAAAGAACTCAATCCTGACTTGTGTAGCAGACAAGAAACCATaagtttcttttcttcctcttaAGAGGTCAATAACCTTTTGAACATGATGCATTCTAACTGAGCAACCCTTTCAATGAAGCTCTAAATGAGATGGCCGTGAACCAAAGACTTTTCCAATCCTGTAAAATCTAGAATGACAACAATTCCAAAATTTCCTATTGGAAAATCCACTGCAAATGCAAAGTCAAGACTCAAGAGCAACCCCAAACCAGGAAGTAAAGTCTGAAAAAACAAAAGGATGGAAGTTGCCAGTTTTCTTTCCACCAATTCTTGAAATAACCTGTCTGATAAAGCCCATAAATGAACTTCTATCTCTTCCAAACTAATGCCTCTCACTTTTCCTGGCAAACATTATTTCTTGTACCAATGGAAATGTCATCCTTTCTAAGATTCATTGATAGGCTAAAAAAATGAGTTTTCAACAAGTCTCATGGACAAGTGCATCTTTACCGCTATTTTGCTAATTTCAGAGATGCGAGGGTTATGTGGGATCAGAAGACTGGGCGATCAAGAGGGTTTGGATTTGTTTCCTTCCGAAACCAGCAGGTTTGAATTTCTTCTCAGTGCTTCTGCTAACTGTTTGTACTTTAATTTTGTTCTGAAGAATGAACATTTTGATGCGCTTCTTTCAGGAAGCTCAAAATGCAATAAATGATTTAACCGGTATGTTCTGGTTCTTATCTTTTTTCCTTAATGGTCCTCTGCCAATCCTTGTAATGTCTCTTGGGATTTAGTTACTGTGTTGGACTTATGCTTGGAACTTATTAATCTGACCACTTATTGGTCTTGTATATATTTTCCACTTAGGTAAGTGGCTTGGGAGTAGACAGATTCGTTGTAACTGGGCTGCTAAAGGTGCTGGGGTGAATGAAGATAAACAGGGCTCAGATACCAAAAGTGTGGTAGAACTATCAAATGGCTCATCTGGTGAGTTTTGTACAGAACCTGGACCCCATCTGAAGAGATTGCTACTTTTGCTATTTATTTTAACACcctaaaattaaattgtgaTTCATTTAGTTGAATTACAAGCAGAAGAAAACGTTTCTGTGCAAGTGTGAAATTTGGTTCTCTGTGACCTTGTTATTAGAGTAAGATCTGAAAAGCTTATATTCATCTCTGTGGTTGTGCAGAAGATGGTAAAGAGTCTGTAAATAATGATGCTCCTGAGAACAACCTTCAATATACTACTGTATACGTTGGCAATCTTGCTCCAGAGGTAAAACTACTTTATTATTGCATGATCTAACCATTTAGCTCTTTAAGATGCACTTAGAACGTGCACTAGCATGGAGGCCTCTTTATAAGGCTCCATATATAGGGGAAAAGATGTTTGAGGGTGATATCTCATTTCTTCAAAGGATGTTCGATAAAATATTCCTAAACATCATAGTTGACAAAGCTATTTCATTTGGAACAATAAATTTTCTTGTCTGCAGGTTAGTCAACTTGATCTACATCGCCATTTTCATTCTCTTGGTGCTGGGGTCATTGAAGAAGTCCGAATTCAGCGGGATAAAGGATTTGGTTTTGTGAGGTATAATACTCATGCGGAGGCAGCTCTGGCTATTCAGATGGGAAATACTCGGTCTTTTCTTTGTGGCAGACAAATAAAGGTATGGTTCTGCTTTATATGGTGATACGACTCTCTCGTTTTGCTAATTGTGTCCATCaggaaaatttttataaaatatgaaCCGTATGTCACTTTCCTTTGCTACACTAGTTGCCAGTGCTGAAGTTTTTGAATGGTAATCGTCATGTTACAATTCATTAAGGAAAGTAGCTGACATCACGTACTAGTGATATGACAGCCATATTCCATAGATTTGAGTCTGAACTGATGTAATTGGTCAcctgaaaataaaattaaaggtGTCTAAGTCTTGGTAGTATTGGACAGTTGG encodes:
- the LOC103499180 gene encoding oligouridylate-binding protein 1B-like, with translation MQHQRLKQQQQALMQQALLQQQSLYHPGLLAPPQIEPIPSGNLPPGFDASTCRSVYVGNIHIQVTEPLLQEVFGSIGPVEGCKLVRKEKSSYGFVHYFDRRSAALAILSLNGRHLFGQPIKVNWAYASSQREDTSGHFNIFVGDLSPEVTDAMLFACFSAYSSCSDARVMWDQKTGRSRGFGFVSFRNQQEAQNAINDLTGKWLGSRQIRCNWAAKGAGVNEDKQGSDTKSVVELSNGSSEDGKESVNNDAPENNLQYTTVYVGNLAPEVSQLDLHRHFHSLGAGVIEEVRIQRDKGFGFVRYNTHAEAALAIQMGNTRSFLCGRQIKCSWGSKPTPPGTTSNPLPLPAVASTPGLSATDLLAYERQLAITKMGGVHAALMHPQGPHPMKQAPMGMGAAAASQALYDGGFQNIAAQQLMYYQ